One window of the Saccopteryx bilineata isolate mSacBil1 chromosome 2, mSacBil1_pri_phased_curated, whole genome shotgun sequence genome contains the following:
- the RGS4 gene encoding regulator of G-protein signaling 4 isoform X2 yields MCKGLAGLPASCLKSAKDMKHRLGALLQKSDSCEHSGSHARKDRVVACQRVSPEEVKKWAESLENLISHECQPGLLHQGGDQPERAGAHSHLL; encoded by the exons ATGTGCAAAGGTCTCGCGGGGTTGCCTGCTTCGTGCTTGAAGAG CGCAAAAGACATGAAGCACCGTCTGGGGGCGCTCCTGCAGAAGTCGGACTCCTGCGAGCACAGCGGCTCCCATGCCAGGAAGGACAGGGTGGTCGCCTGTCAGAG GGTGAGTCCAGAGGAAGTAAAAAAGTGGGCTGAGTCCTTGGAAAACCTCATCAGCCATGAAT GTCAACCTGGACTCCTGCACCAGGGAGGAGACCAGCCGGAACGTGCTGGCGCCCACAGCCACCTGCTTTGA